From one Odontesthes bonariensis isolate fOdoBon6 chromosome 14, fOdoBon6.hap1, whole genome shotgun sequence genomic stretch:
- the LOC142398776 gene encoding vesicle-associated membrane protein-associated protein A-like: MSKLDQVLILDPPSDLKFKGPFTDVVTTNLKLKNPSDRRVCFKVKTTAPRRYCVRPNSGVIDAGQTVIISVMLQPFDYDPNEKSKHKFMVQTIFAPPNVSDMDSLWKDAKPDDLMDSKLRCVFELPSENDKVNDAEATRAAPVMNSVKAEPTPAAAPAATTVDDTEMKKVLEKCKRLQSENNKLTDENRQLKDDGIRMRKMPRSDHMTSNSTNLLGRESSATFLPSLLVVIAAIFMGFFLGKFIL, from the exons ATGTCCAAGTTGGATCAGGTCCTCATCCTCGACCCTCCCTCTGACCTCAAATTTAAAG GTCCTTTCACAGATGTAGTCACCACTAACCTCAAATTGAAGAACCCTTCTGACAGAAGAGTGTGTTTCAAAGTGAAGACGACAGCACCGCGCAGGTACTGCGTACGGCCTAACAGCGGCGTCATCGATGCCGGCCAAACCGTCATCATCTCTG TTATGCTACAACCCTTTGACTACGACCCCAATgaaaaaagtaaacacaaattCATGGTGCAGACGATTTTTGCCCCACCAAATGTTTCGGACATGGATTCCTTG TGGAAAGATGCGAAACCCGATGATCTCATGGATTCCAAACTGAGATGCGTCTTCGAGCTGCCTTCTGAAAACGATAAAGTG AATGACGCGGAGGCGACCAGAGCGGCCCCGGTGATGAACTCGGTGAAGGCCGAGCCGACACCGGCCGCAGCTCCCGCAGCTACTACGGTGGACGACACGGAAATGAAGAAAGTTCTGGAGAAGTGCAAGAGGCTGCAGTCTGAGAACAACAAGCTGACCGACGAGAACCGGCAATTAAAG gaCGATGGAATCAGAATGAGAAAGATGCCCCGCTCAGACCACATGACATCAAACTCAACTAACCTCCTGGGCCGAGAATCCAGCGCCACCTTTCTGCCCTCCCTCCTCGTCGTCATAGCAGCCATCTTCATGGGATTTTTCCTAGGGAAGTTCATCTTGTAG